Below is a window of Thermodesulfovibrionales bacterium DNA.
AAGATCATCCACGCCGACGGCGAGTTTCAGGCATCCCAAAAGCTTGCCGATGCAGCGAAGGTCATCGCGTCACAACCTATGGCGCTCCAGTTACGGTATCTCCAGACGCTCGTTGAAGTGTCCGCAGAGAAAAACTCCACAACGATCTTTCCGGTTCCCATTGACCTCATTAAGCCGTTTCTCGACAGAATGGAGAGGAAGGACTGAGTCGTTAAAGGGGAACAGCCATTAGGGATTCAAGAAGAAGAGAAAAACAGAAATACGGTAACCGATTCAGGCTCCTCGTCTTACTGCTCATCGTCGGGGCACTCGTCTGGATCGCATTTGAGACTTATAAATACGTCTCCAACGAGGAGACCCCGGTAAGGTCGTTAGTCAAGTTCTTCCTCGACAAAGACCGCATGATGGCATTCCTGGATTCCCTCGGTCCGCTCTCCTTCGTCGGTTTCATTCTCCTTCAGGTGATACAGGTCGTTGCCGCTCCTATTCCCGGCGAAGTCACGGGTCTCCTGGGCGGCTTTCTCTACGGGCCTGTCCTCGGAATATTACTTTCGACTATCGGATTGACCATAGGCTCCTACATAGCCTTCGCGCTGGCGCGGGTATTCGGAAGGCCCTTTGTCGAAAAACTCGTCGACAGGAGAACCATGAGCCGGTTCGATTACCTCCTCCATCACAAAGGTGCATTTCTCGTCTTCCTGCTCTTCCTCATACCCGGATTCCCGAAGGACTACCTCTGCTATATCCTTGGTCTCGGACATCTCACGACAAGTGAGTTCCTCGTAATTGGCGGTACGGGCAGACTCTTCGGAACGATCCTCTTAACCCTCGGAGGTTCCTACATACGACACCACCAATACGTAAGATTCTTTCTTCTCGCCGGTGTTGCGATCATCGTTGTCTTCATCGCCCTGCTTTACAGGGACAGACTCGAGCGCCTGTTTAGAAAATGGCATATCATAAGTTACAAAAAGAAGAAGCGAAAGAAATCTGAGAGAAGTCGGTCTCTGTCAGAAGAAAAAGAAACCGGAATGACCCACCCCCCAAAAAAAATCTAGCCTTCTGTCTGACTTCATCATCACGTGAGCTCTATAGACACTCCCCGTGTCAACACCGCTAAAAAAGCCACTTCAGAGAGAAATATTTTTTAGTTGACTATTGGAAAAGAGTTTACTACAATTTTCTCAATAGTTACAGGCTGTTTAATAATATGTTGTGATATTCTTGTTTAAGATAGCCGAACTAATTATTAAATAAACTTCATCATACGAGGAGGATATCATGGATTTTTTTTCCGCCGACCCGAATCAGGAGATGAGACAGTTTAATCGAAAGCCATTTGTGACACCGATCGGTTATACCGTGAACATTCTTACATCAAGTGAAGAGAGAAAATTGAATCTCAGAGGGAGGACCATCGATATCAG
It encodes the following:
- a CDS encoding VTT domain-containing protein — translated: MMAFLDSLGPLSFVGFILLQVIQVVAAPIPGEVTGLLGGFLYGPVLGILLSTIGLTIGSYIAFALARVFGRPFVEKLVDRRTMSRFDYLLHHKGAFLVFLLFLIPGFPKDYLCYILGLGHLTTSEFLVIGGTGRLFGTILLTLGGSYIRHHQYVRFFLLAGVAIIVVFIALLYRDRLERLFRKWHIISYKKKKRKKSERSRSLSEEKETGMTHPPKKI
- a CDS encoding slipin family protein; translated protein: KIIHADGEFQASQKLADAAKVIASQPMALQLRYLQTLVEVSAEKNSTTIFPVPIDLIKPFLDRMERKD